The DNA region TTGAGCGCTCTAGCAGGTAAGCACCCAAAATTCCAAAAGACGTTGAACAAAGAATCCAAAACAGATGCAGTATAAAGGCTTGAGGGGAAAGATATGCGTTGGAAAAAAAAGAAATAAAAATGATCACACTGACACTGATAATAGCAAGAAAAAGCCTTAATCCGGAAAGAATAAAAACCCAAAAAATAATGAAATACGTTTCGGGTGTATAAAGGGTGGATTCTTCAAATTTTGAAAGAATCAGAAAATTTCCAAGACTCGCACCAATGGGAATTAATATCAGAAAATATGTCAATATAGCGTGATACTTTTCAAAAAAAGTCAATCCTATAATCACCAGTATAGCAGGACAAAGAAAATACAAATGGATCGAATGAACAAAAAATAACGATTTTGCAGGGACAAGAAAGGTATCAATTTGAGCATAGATATAATATAAAGTAGCCGTTAAAAGAGAGATATAACGAACTTGTAAAACCCTTGAAGATTGCATCCATTGATTGTATTTCACTGTATCAAACACTCTTTTTATCCTCAAGTATTATAAATATACCAAAAACAAGATAGATTAAATCAATCACTTGTGGACTAAATTTAAAATATTAATCAAGAAAAAGGATTAGTCTCTTTACATGTAAGAAATTTAGAGCGGGGTTTAAAGAAAAGAGGAGGTGCGGGAGCGTTAGAAAATCTGTGTCAATCTGGTAGTATTTTAACTACAAAAGGATTGAAAGATGGAAATACAGATAGACACAGAGGCAATATTACAACAGATACGTGAGGGTAAAGCCCTCGGAGGGAAAGATGGGGCACTTGCTCCATTGATTAAGCAACTGACAGAAGCAGCACTGCAAGCAGAGATAGAATCACATCTCACGCAAGATTTAGCAAAGAACCGTAAAAATGGTACCAGCTCTAAAACCATGAAAAGCGAAATGGGCAGTTTTGAATTGGATGTACCACGAGATCGAGCAGGTACATTTGAGCCCCAAATCGTGAAGAAAAATCAAACCCATATGTCGGATCAAATAGAGCAAAAGATACTCTCACTCTATGCCCTTGGCAACAGTTACAGCCAAATAGCAGACCATATTGAAGAGATATACGGTGTCGGCTTCTCCAAAGCCACCATAAGTGCGGTAACGGATAAAATCCTACCCATGCTACAAGAGTGGCGTGTTCGTCCCTTGGAAGAGCTTTATCCTTTTATCTTCTTAGATGCCATTCACTATAAAGTTAAAGATGAAGGGAAATATATCTCTAAAGCATTTTATACCGTTCTTGGCATTAAGACCGATGGAAGAAAAGAGGTTTTAGGGCTTTATTTGGGTGAAAATGAGGGAGCGAAGTTCTGGCTACAGGTACTTACAGATTTGCAAAACCGTGGAGTGAAAGATATATTGATTGCCTCCGTTGATGGACTTAAAGGATTTCCTGAAGCCATTAATTCTGTGTTTCCTCATACCGAGGTACAGCTCTGTATTGTGCATCAGATACGCAACTCCATACGATTTGTAGGATCATTGCATCAGAAACAATTTGCCAGTGAACTCAAAGCTGTCTATCAAGCCTTTACTAAAGAAGAAGCTGAAAATGAATTAGACAAACTAGAAGAGAAATGGGGTAAAAAATACCCTATCGTGTTTCAATCATGGCGTAACAAATGGGATAATCTCTCACTGTACTTTCAATACCCAGAAGATATTAGACGCGTCATTTATACCACCAACATTATTGAATCGGTTCATCGTCAGTTTAGAACCCTCACAAAAACAAAAGGGGCATTTCCAAATGATGATAGCTTACTTAAATTATTGTTTATGGGAATTCAAAATGCGCAGAAAAAATGGACAATGCCTATTCGAAACTGGAGCCTAACCCTCTCTCAACTCTCTATTGTTTTCGAGGGCAGATTGGGCAAGGCTTTAAATTTATGATACAATTTTAGGAGCTACACGGTGCTGACACAGATTTCTGAACACTCCCGGAGGTGCAAAAAGCACCTCTTAAAGTTTTTAGATGTCTTGTTCAACCACTTCAACAAAGCGGTTGAAATAGCGCTCACAAATCGCTTCAACGCTTTTTGAAACATCATTACATGTAAAGCTATTTCCACCCACTGTTCCGATTTTTGTAACGCTAATACCGACATTTTTGGCCATTGCTTCAAATCCTGCTTCGTCATTGACTTCAACGATAGCGCGTGAGAAACTCTCCGCAAAAATGTCTTTAGTATCCTTACATGTAAAGTTACATGTAACGCCTTTTTTGCTTTTTGCAACCATCTTCGCCAAAGCGATGGCAATACCACCGACATTCACATCTTTAGCCGCATTCAAGAAACCTTTTTTATTGGCTTCGATCACAAGCTCCCAGAGTTTCAACTCTTTGTCGTAATTCAGCTCTGCGAGTGTTCCTTCAACTTTGCCGTACAACTCTTTCATATACAAGCTACCGCCAAAATCACTTTTTGTCTCACCGATCAGATAAACGCTTGCACCCTCTTTTTGGAAGCTGGACGGAAGTGTTTTGTTGGCATCATCATTCAAACCTACCATAACGATTGCAGGGGTTGGGAAAACACCCACACCGTTGGTTTCGTTGTACAAAGAGACGTTACCGCTGACAACGGGTGTGTTTAGTTTTGCACACGCCTCTTTGATGCCGTAACACCCTTGTGCAAACTGCCACATGACTTCAGGATTTTCAGGGTTTCCGTAGTTTAGACAATCGGTAATGGCAAGAGGTCGTGCGCCACTCATCGCTACATTTCGTCCACTCTCAGCCACCGCAGCCGCAGCACCCATTTTAGGGTCGATATAGTTATAACGTGGATTACAGTCGCTACTCATCGCAAGGGCTTTACCATTTTCTTTGATGCGAATTACACTCGCATCCAAACTTCCTGGTGCTTTAATCGTATTGGTTTGAACCGTCGAGTCATATTGGTTAAAAATCCATGTTTTATCGCTGACTTCAACGGAATTTAAAAGGGTGTCAAACGCTTTTTGGTTCTCAACTTTGGCAAAGTCATTAATGTTTGTGTTTTTAATAGTTGCCAAATAAGCTGGCTCTTTGGTTGGTCTGTCGTAAATCGGCGCTTGTTCGCTGACGGGTTGAACGGGCATATCAGCCACTTTTTCGCCATGCCAGAAGAGTTCCATGTTGCCCGTTGCGGTGACCTCACCGATAATTTCAGCATTGAGATCCCATTTTCTAAAGATATCAACGACTTTGTCCTCATACCCTTTTTTGGCACAAATGAGCATACGTTCTTGGGACTCTGAGAGCATAAATTCAAACGGTTGCATCCCCTCTTCACGTGCAGGCACACGATCAAGGTGCATAATCATACCGCTGCCACTGCGTCCTGCCATCTCAAAGGAGCTTGAAGTAAGTCCAGCCGCTCCCATATCTTGGATACCCACAATATAATCGGTTTTAAAGAGTTCTAAACACGCCTCTAAAAGAAGCTTCTCAGCAAAAGGATCACCGACTTGAACGGTTGGACGTAGGCTTTTGTTCGCTTCAGTAAAGCTATCGCTCGCCATAACAGCACCACCCAGACCATCACGTCCAGTTTTTGAGCCAACGTAAACGACAGGATTACCAAGGCCTTCTGCTTTTCCGTAAAAAATTTCATCACTTTTTGCAAGACCCAGCGTGAACGCATTCACCAAGATATTGCCATTGTAGCTCTCATCAAAGAATGTCTCACCACCAATGGTCGGAACACCCATACAGTTACCGTATCCACCAATGCCCGCAACGACACCACGGACAAGAAAACGTTGGTGACGTGACGTGTCATCGTTGTTGGTCACATTTCCAAAACGAAGGGAGTTCATGTTTGCAACAGGACGAGCGCCCATGGTAAAAACGTCTCTTAAAATGCCGCCAACACCCGTTGCCGCACCTTGGTAAGGCTCGATAAAACTTGGGTGATTGTGAGATTCCATCTTAAAGACCGCTGCCATACCATCGCCGACATCAATAACACCTGCATTTTCACCCGGTCCTTGAATGACCCATGGCGCTTTGGTAGGAAAGCCATTAAGGTATTTTTTACTGGATTTATACGAGCAGTGCTCACTCCACATGGATGAGAAGATGCCAATCTCCAAAAGATTTGGCTCACGTCCTAAAATATTCAAAATATTTTCATATTCGTCTTTGGTTAACTTATGTTTTTTTAACACTGCGTCTAAATTTTCCATGGATTGTTGCCCTATGTGATGTAATTAAAATAGGCTTATTGTACAAAAAAGGAGCTAAAAGTTAGTTTTGATCTAAAAAGGCCACCAGCGCTTCAGCAGTCATAGGTTTTGCAAAAAGATAGCCTTGCATACTATCACACCCATTTTCAATGAGAAAGGCTTTTTGCGCTTGTGTTTCAACGCCTTCGGCCAATACTTCAAGTTCAAGTGTTTTACCCAAAGCAATAATTGCTTTAGCAATAGCTTGATCATCCTTGGCTTCTGGTAAATCTTTGATAAAAGAACGATCAATTTTAAGCTTATGCAACGGTAGCTGTTTGAGGTAACTGAGAGACGAATACCCTGTACCAAAATCATCAATTGAAATTTTGTAGCCCAAATTTTCAAGTTTTTGTAACGTTATAGCAAATTGTTTAGGATTGCTCATAAAGCAACTCTCGGTTACTTCGAGCTCTATGGTTAAAGCACTCACGCCAACATTCTCACGTATTGCTTCAATTTTCTCAACAAAATCATCTTCTTCGATTTGTACACTGGAAATATTGATAGCAACAATGACATCCTCAAATAAATTTTGTTGAGACCATGTGTTCAACTGTTCTAACACTTTTTTAAAAATCAATAATCCAAGGGGAATGATCAATCTTGTCTCTTCTGCTCTTGCAATAAAACTATCTGGCATCATCATGCCATTAATAGGATGTTGCCACCGAACAAGTGCTTCAAGACCTGTAATTTTGTTTGTATAAAGATTGACTTCAGGTTGAAAACAAACGATCAATTCGTCATTATCAATCGCTTCTTTTAGGTCATTATCTAACTTGGAAACATTTAAAAGGTGTTCTGTCATAGAAGATGTATAAAAGGCATAACATTTTTTGCTACTCATTTTTTTAGCTTCGTACATCGCGGTATCTGCATTTTTCAAGAGGGACTCAAAACTCTTACCATCTTGTGGACAACACGCTACACCCATGCTTGTAGTCACCTTGAAATGTTCTATAGCAACGTCAAGGGGAACAGTCAAACTATTGGCTAATTTTTCACACAATGCTTCTACATGTAAATGGCCATTTGTCAAAATAACAAATTCATCGCCACCTACACGGGACATAAAATCAGTTTCAGATAAACACGATAAAAAGCGTTCAGCCACTAATTGAATAACTTTATCACCTAATGTGTGACCATACATATCATTGATCGTTTTAAAACGATCCAAATCTAGAAATATAAAAGATAATGCAGGCTCATTGACTAAACGTTTTTCAAGCTCTTGTTTCAAAAAAACACGATTTGGCAGTTTTGTCAAAGGATCATTTAGAGCTAAAAAAAGCACCTCTTGTTGTGCATTTTTACGATCACTAATGTCACGATGCGTTCCAGCAAGTCTTAATGCAGCACCCATTTTATCGCGTTCGACGACAGCACCTGAGCCTTCTATCCAAACCCAATGTCCATTTTGATGACGCATACGAAACTC from Sulfurospirillum diekertiae includes:
- a CDS encoding GGDEF domain-containing protein gives rise to the protein MFDTVKYNQWMQSSRVLQVRYISLLTATLYYIYAQIDTFLVPAKSLFFVHSIHLYFLCPAILVIIGLTFFEKYHAILTYFLILIPIGASLGNFLILSKFEESTLYTPETYFIIFWVFILSGLRLFLAIISVSVIIFISFFSNAYLSPQAFILHLFWILCSTSFGILGAYLLERSNKKVFKNKEILATLAITDKLTGLYNRAKFDEVLSQELARAKRSHHTFGLVIKKTIPIP
- a CDS encoding IS256 family transposase → MEIQIDTEAILQQIREGKALGGKDGALAPLIKQLTEAALQAEIESHLTQDLAKNRKNGTSSKTMKSEMGSFELDVPRDRAGTFEPQIVKKNQTHMSDQIEQKILSLYALGNSYSQIADHIEEIYGVGFSKATISAVTDKILPMLQEWRVRPLEELYPFIFLDAIHYKVKDEGKYISKAFYTVLGIKTDGRKEVLGLYLGENEGAKFWLQVLTDLQNRGVKDILIASVDGLKGFPEAINSVFPHTEVQLCIVHQIRNSIRFVGSLHQKQFASELKAVYQAFTKEEAENELDKLEEKWGKKYPIVFQSWRNKWDNLSLYFQYPEDIRRVIYTTNIIESVHRQFRTLTKTKGAFPNDDSLLKLLFMGIQNAQKKWTMPIRNWSLTLSQLSIVFEGRLGKALNL
- the purL gene encoding phosphoribosylformylglycinamidine synthase subunit PurL, with the translated sequence MENLDAVLKKHKLTKDEYENILNILGREPNLLEIGIFSSMWSEHCSYKSSKKYLNGFPTKAPWVIQGPGENAGVIDVGDGMAAVFKMESHNHPSFIEPYQGAATGVGGILRDVFTMGARPVANMNSLRFGNVTNNDDTSRHQRFLVRGVVAGIGGYGNCMGVPTIGGETFFDESYNGNILVNAFTLGLAKSDEIFYGKAEGLGNPVVYVGSKTGRDGLGGAVMASDSFTEANKSLRPTVQVGDPFAEKLLLEACLELFKTDYIVGIQDMGAAGLTSSSFEMAGRSGSGMIMHLDRVPAREEGMQPFEFMLSESQERMLICAKKGYEDKVVDIFRKWDLNAEIIGEVTATGNMELFWHGEKVADMPVQPVSEQAPIYDRPTKEPAYLATIKNTNINDFAKVENQKAFDTLLNSVEVSDKTWIFNQYDSTVQTNTIKAPGSLDASVIRIKENGKALAMSSDCNPRYNYIDPKMGAAAAVAESGRNVAMSGARPLAITDCLNYGNPENPEVMWQFAQGCYGIKEACAKLNTPVVSGNVSLYNETNGVGVFPTPAIVMVGLNDDANKTLPSSFQKEGASVYLIGETKSDFGGSLYMKELYGKVEGTLAELNYDKELKLWELVIEANKKGFLNAAKDVNVGGIAIALAKMVAKSKKGVTCNFTCKDTKDIFAESFSRAIVEVNDEAGFEAMAKNVGISVTKIGTVGGNSFTCNDVSKSVEAICERYFNRFVEVVEQDI
- a CDS encoding putative bifunctional diguanylate cyclase/phosphodiesterase, with protein sequence MLFNMNPLRIVIIYALFSVLWIYFSDHAVEYFVTNTTLFATLSTYKGFFFVFITSVLLYSLIKTKILQIESMQKKLKENEQRLEHVIQGANLGYWDWDYVHHTHIVNDIWLSFLGLKREDIDDIDTDWSNRIHPDDQMIAHNAIENTIRNNKPYVIEFRMRHQNGHWVWIEGSGAVVERDKMGAALRLAGTHRDISDRKNAQQEVLFLALNDPLTKLPNRVFLKQELEKRLVNEPALSFIFLDLDRFKTINDMYGHTLGDKVIQLVAERFLSCLSETDFMSRVGGDEFVILTNGHLHVEALCEKLANSLTVPLDVAIEHFKVTTSMGVACCPQDGKSFESLLKNADTAMYEAKKMSSKKCYAFYTSSMTEHLLNVSKLDNDLKEAIDNDELIVCFQPEVNLYTNKITGLEALVRWQHPINGMMMPDSFIARAEETRLIIPLGLLIFKKVLEQLNTWSQQNLFEDVIVAINISSVQIEEDDFVEKIEAIRENVGVSALTIELEVTESCFMSNPKQFAITLQKLENLGYKISIDDFGTGYSSLSYLKQLPLHKLKIDRSFIKDLPEAKDDQAIAKAIIALGKTLELEVLAEGVETQAQKAFLIENGCDSMQGYLFAKPMTAEALVAFLDQN